The following coding sequences lie in one Patescibacteria group bacterium genomic window:
- the mutM gene encoding DNA-formamidopyrimidine glycosylase translates to MPELPEVETIRQDLKKLVIGRTIKELLVIDKTVLRNQPKDYQQFFKGLKIKSVDRRAKLLLFHLSRRVSLAVHLKMTGQIVIKTKKGLASGGHPISGVTTVPNKFTRLVLSLSGGLNLYFNDVRKFGYWLFLSEGALSALLKKYGPEPLSKNFTLPILTDNLKKRSGSLLKAVLLDQSVIAGLGNIYVDESLFLSGVKPDRRVKSLTSLEIKKIYQSIKSVLKKAVKARGTSFSNYVDAIGRPGSYWSKRLVYGRAGQPCPNCSQLISKSRVAGRGTHWCSICQK, encoded by the coding sequence ATGCCCGAATTGCCGGAAGTAGAAACCATCAGGCAGGATTTAAAAAAGCTGGTGATTGGCCGGACTATTAAAGAATTGTTAGTTATAGATAAAACAGTTTTGCGTAACCAGCCTAAAGATTATCAGCAATTTTTTAAGGGATTAAAAATAAAATCAGTTGATCGGCGGGCTAAACTTTTACTATTTCATTTAAGCAGGAGGGTTAGTTTAGCGGTGCACTTAAAAATGACTGGTCAAATAGTTATAAAAACCAAAAAAGGCCTGGCCAGCGGGGGTCACCCTATTAGCGGTGTTACTACAGTGCCGAATAAATTTACGCGTTTGGTTTTAAGTTTATCTGGTGGTTTGAACCTTTATTTTAATGATGTGCGCAAATTTGGTTATTGGTTATTTTTGTCAGAAGGGGCTTTGTCAGCTTTGTTAAAAAAATACGGACCAGAACCGTTGTCTAAAAATTTTACTTTACCGATTTTGACGGATAATCTTAAAAAACGGTCTGGTTCTTTGCTAAAGGCGGTTTTGTTGGATCAATCGGTAATAGCGGGCTTGGGCAATATTTATGTTGATGAGAGTTTATTTTTGTCAGGTGTTAAGCCTGATCGGCGAGTTAAAAGTTTAACGTCTTTAGAAATTAAAAAAATTTATCAGTCAATTAAGTCGGTTTTAAAAAAGGCTGTTAAGGCGCGGGGTACTTCTTTTAGTAACTATGTAGACGCTATTGGCCGGCCGGGCAGTTATTGGTCTAAACGTTTAGTTTATGGTCGAGCTGGTCAACCTTGTCCTAATTGTAGCCAGCTGATAAGTAAAAGTCGTGTAGCTGGTCGAGGCACTCATTGGTGTTCAATTTGTCAAAAATAG
- the gpmI gene encoding 2,3-bisphosphoglycerate-independent phosphoglycerate mutase, whose translation MSEGKLFKPVVLVILDGWGVAPPSPGNAINQANIPVFKRLIATYPTCVLQSSGEAVGLPWGEMGNSEVGHLTIGSGKILYQDLLRINHSIINKSFFTNPALLKAIAQAKQSGSRLHLLGLVSSGGVHSSIDHLYALLDLVKDNGLTDVVIHVILDGRDTAYNSGAGFIKDLENKIKKNKCGRIVTVMGRFFAMDRDNHWDRIQAAYEALAKVQGKPAISAAQAIKSSYASRVYDEELIPTVVKDKTFDYPGLQDNDVVIFFNFRSDRARQLTQALSVPGFDKFKVEPVKNLLIVTMTEYDKNLPVEVIFPPEKVEYPLARIIAENNLRQLHLAETEKYAHVTYFFNGGQEQPFAGEDHALIPSPVVTSYDQKPAMSARAITDRFLQEIRRGLYDFIIINYANADMVGHTGNLPATIKAVEILDECLGEIVAATLEFDGTIFITADHGNAEGLINLQTGSVDKEHSNTPVPFIIASRQLQHKALAGQPVTDDLSQLIPLGVLADVAPTILHVLNLPKSKEMTGQSLL comes from the coding sequence ATGTCAGAAGGAAAATTATTTAAACCTGTTGTTTTGGTTATTTTAGATGGTTGGGGTGTGGCTCCGCCTTCGCCAGGCAATGCCATTAATCAGGCTAATATTCCAGTTTTTAAAAGATTAATAGCTACTTATCCGACTTGTGTCTTGCAGTCTTCGGGTGAGGCGGTTGGTTTGCCTTGGGGTGAGATGGGTAATAGTGAGGTTGGACATTTGACTATTGGTTCGGGAAAAATTTTATATCAGGATTTATTGCGTATAAATCATAGTATCATTAATAAAAGTTTTTTTACCAATCCGGCCTTATTAAAAGCTATAGCTCAAGCTAAGCAGTCGGGCAGTCGGTTGCATTTATTAGGTTTGGTTAGTTCGGGAGGTGTGCATAGTTCTATCGATCATTTGTATGCTTTGTTGGATTTAGTTAAGGACAACGGATTAACTGATGTGGTAATTCACGTTATTTTAGACGGTCGGGATACAGCTTACAATTCCGGAGCCGGGTTTATTAAGGACTTAGAAAATAAAATAAAGAAAAATAAATGCGGCCGTATTGTAACTGTTATGGGTCGTTTTTTTGCCATGGATCGGGATAATCATTGGGATAGAATTCAGGCGGCCTACGAGGCTTTGGCTAAAGTTCAAGGTAAGCCGGCTATCAGCGCTGCCCAAGCTATAAAAAGTTCTTATGCTTCTCGTGTTTACGATGAGGAATTAATACCCACGGTAGTTAAAGATAAGACTTTTGATTATCCAGGGTTGCAAGATAACGATGTTGTTATATTTTTTAATTTTAGATCCGATCGGGCCAGACAATTAACACAGGCTTTATCAGTACCTGGTTTTGATAAGTTTAAAGTTGAGCCAGTGAAGAATTTGCTGATTGTCACCATGACGGAATATGATAAGAATTTGCCAGTAGAAGTTATTTTTCCTCCAGAAAAAGTGGAGTATCCTTTGGCCAGGATTATAGCGGAAAATAATTTGCGACAACTTCATCTAGCAGAAACAGAAAAATACGCTCATGTAACTTATTTTTTTAATGGCGGACAAGAGCAGCCTTTTGCTGGGGAGGATCACGCTTTAATACCGTCGCCAGTTGTGACTTCTTATGATCAAAAACCGGCCATGTCGGCTCGGGCTATAACGGATCGGTTTTTACAAGAAATCAGGCGAGGTTTGTATGATTTTATAATTATTAATTATGCTAATGCCGATATGGTTGGGCATACTGGTAATTTACCGGCTACTATTAAAGCCGTGGAAATTTTAGACGAATGTTTGGGGGAAATAGTGGCGGCGACTTTGGAATTTGACGGTACTATTTTTATTACAGCTGATCATGGTAATGCTGAAGGGTTAATAAATTTACAAACCGGTTCAGTGGATAAAGAGCATTCTAATACGCCAGTGCCTTTTATTATCGCCAGTCGTCAACTGCAACATAAGGCTTTAGCTGGCCAGCCCGTAACCGATGATTTAAGTCAGTTAATACCTTTAGGGGTATTGGCTGATGTGGCGCCGACTATTTTACATGTTTTGAATTTACCTAAAAGTAAGGAGATGACAGGTCAAAGTCTGTTGTAG
- the gpmI gene encoding 2,3-bisphosphoglycerate-independent phosphoglycerate mutase, producing the protein MTKQQKPVVPLVLAILDGWGRSPQKLKNNPLLIAKTPFLKEVEKNYPSALLAASGSAVGLPKNQDGNSEAGHMNIGAGRIVDQDAVIINKSIANGSFFRNKALRSAFQHVKKNRSSLHLMGLLSNYNSGHVSPDHLITLLKMAERAKFKKIFIHFFTDGRDSARYDALKFIQEVKKNFQNGEVVSTITGRFYAMDRKKNWSVTEQTYNLLTQGKGLSDKSVEDAIRHAYNRGESDEFIKPTYLKTAGRSSGLIGDNDAVIFFNLRSDRARQLTKPFVQSRFEEINPGAFKRQKVLKNLCFVALTDFGPDLGNTLTAYPSENIKGTLPMALKRFRQFYIAESEKFAHVTYFFNGGYDQPIAAEGRLVIPSVNVMSYDKKPDMSAKEITKEVVRVLRNKKYDFITLNFANPDMVGHTGNTKACIIAMETVDKCLARIGHEVAKHHGGMLITADHGNVEETVNSKTGEVDTEHSTNPVPCLLYQVDWRDRCFKKKQGVLGDIAPTILSLMKVPRPKEMTRPGLLS; encoded by the coding sequence ATGACTAAACAACAAAAACCAGTAGTACCTTTGGTGTTAGCGATTTTAGATGGTTGGGGTAGATCACCCCAGAAATTAAAGAATAATCCTTTACTAATAGCTAAGACACCTTTTTTAAAAGAGGTCGAGAAAAATTATCCTTCAGCTTTATTAGCGGCTAGTGGTAGTGCCGTGGGGTTACCCAAGAATCAAGATGGTAATTCAGAAGCTGGGCATATGAATATAGGCGCTGGCCGAATAGTGGATCAGGATGCGGTTATTATAAATAAAAGTATAGCCAATGGTAGTTTTTTTCGTAATAAGGCTTTGCGAAGCGCTTTTCAGCATGTTAAAAAAAATCGTTCTTCGCTTCATTTAATGGGTTTGTTATCTAATTATAATAGTGGCCATGTTTCACCTGATCATTTAATAACCCTTTTAAAAATGGCTGAACGAGCTAAGTTTAAAAAAATATTTATTCATTTTTTTACTGATGGCCGAGATTCAGCCCGGTATGACGCTTTAAAATTCATTCAGGAAGTAAAGAAAAACTTTCAAAACGGTGAAGTGGTTTCTACAATTACCGGACGTTTTTATGCCATGGATAGAAAAAAGAACTGGTCGGTTACTGAACAGACTTATAATTTATTAACTCAAGGTAAAGGGTTAAGTGATAAATCAGTTGAGGATGCTATTAGGCATGCTTATAATCGTGGCGAGAGCGATGAATTTATTAAACCGACTTATCTAAAAACAGCTGGACGAAGTAGCGGTTTAATAGGAGATAATGATGCGGTCATTTTTTTTAATCTTAGGTCGGATCGGGCTCGACAGTTAACCAAGCCTTTTGTTCAGTCGCGTTTTGAAGAAATTAACCCCGGGGCCTTTAAAAGGCAAAAAGTACTTAAGAATTTATGTTTTGTGGCTTTGACTGATTTTGGTCCAGATTTGGGCAATACTTTAACAGCTTATCCTAGTGAAAATATTAAAGGTACCTTGCCCATGGCTTTAAAAAGATTCCGGCAATTTTATATAGCTGAAAGTGAAAAATTCGCCCATGTGACCTATTTTTTTAACGGTGGTTATGATCAGCCAATAGCGGCTGAGGGGCGGCTGGTAATTCCTTCTGTTAATGTTATGTCTTATGATAAAAAACCTGACATGTCGGCCAAAGAAATAACTAAAGAGGTTGTAAGGGTTTTACGCAATAAAAAGTATGATTTTATTACTTTAAATTTTGCTAATCCAGATATGGTTGGCCATACGGGTAACACTAAAGCTTGTATTATAGCTATGGAAACAGTAGATAAATGTTTGGCCAGAATCGGCCATGAAGTGGCTAAGCATCATGGAGGCATGTTAATTACAGCCGATCATGGTAATGTAGAAGAAACTGTTAATTCAAAGACTGGTGAGGTGGATACCGAACATTCAACCAACCCGGTACCCTGTTTATTGTATCAAGTTGATTGGCGTGACCGCTGTTTTAAAAAGAAACAGGGGGTCTTAGGTGATATTGCGCCAACTATTCTTAGTTTAATGAAGGTGCCTCGGCCAAAAGAAATGACTAGGCCAGGATTGTTGTCTTAA
- the eno gene encoding phosphopyruvate hydratase, producing MANFPLIKDLTAREILDSRGNPTLQVAVVLSDESVYSVAVPSGVSTGRHEAWELRDGDSKRYNGLGVLKAIDNVTTEIKRALKGRSMAEIKKLDELLLEVDGTVNKSKLGANALLGVSMALMRAGAGVAGQPLYIYLADIFGFKITDNLPVPMMNVINGGCHADNGLSFQEFMIVPKRIVKGKFSATESVRAGAEIFHILGKILKTNKLNTNVGNEGGYAPNIKEAKEVLGLLQQAILEAGYKSAEVGLALDVAASEFYESGVYTYQGQTITADGLIKLYDSLSRDFNLISIEDGLAEDDWHNWKIMTEQLGKKLMLVGDDLFVTNLSRLRQGIVDKTANAILIKPNQIGTIGETIMAVKEAQANNYKVIVSHRSGETMDDFIVDLAVAVGANYLKAGAPSRGERVAKYNRLMTINQDR from the coding sequence ATGGCAAATTTTCCATTAATTAAAGATTTAACAGCCAGAGAAATATTGGATTCGCGAGGCAATCCCACTTTGCAGGTGGCGGTAGTTTTAAGTGATGAAAGTGTTTATAGCGTGGCCGTGCCTTCCGGAGTTTCTACTGGCCGGCATGAAGCTTGGGAATTAAGAGATGGTGATAGTAAGCGTTATAATGGTTTGGGTGTTCTTAAGGCAATAGATAATGTTACAACGGAAATAAAAAGGGCCTTAAAAGGTCGGTCAATGGCGGAGATAAAAAAATTAGACGAGTTATTATTGGAAGTAGACGGTACGGTTAACAAATCAAAATTAGGCGCCAATGCTTTATTAGGTGTTTCTATGGCTTTAATGAGAGCGGGCGCTGGAGTGGCCGGGCAACCTCTTTATATTTATTTGGCCGATATTTTTGGTTTTAAAATAACAGATAATTTACCCGTGCCCATGATGAATGTAATTAACGGCGGTTGTCATGCGGATAATGGCTTGTCTTTTCAGGAATTTATGATTGTGCCGAAGCGGATTGTTAAGGGAAAGTTTTCTGCTACAGAATCGGTTCGCGCTGGGGCTGAAATTTTTCACATTTTAGGAAAAATATTAAAAACTAATAAACTCAATACTAATGTTGGTAATGAAGGAGGTTATGCCCCTAATATTAAAGAGGCTAAAGAAGTTTTAGGTTTGTTACAGCAAGCTATTTTAGAAGCTGGTTATAAATCAGCCGAGGTTGGTTTGGCTTTAGATGTGGCGGCTTCAGAATTTTATGAATCAGGCGTCTATACTTATCAAGGCCAAACCATTACAGCCGATGGTTTAATAAAATTGTATGATAGTTTATCCAGAGATTTTAATTTAATTTCTATAGAAGACGGTTTAGCCGAGGATGATTGGCACAATTGGAAGATTATGACCGAGCAGTTGGGTAAAAAATTAATGTTGGTAGGAGATGATTTATTTGTTACTAATTTAAGCCGTTTAAGGCAGGGAATTGTGGATAAAACAGCTAATGCTATTTTAATTAAACCTAATCAGATTGGTACTATAGGGGAAACAATCATGGCTGTTAAAGAGGCTCAGGCTAATAATTATAAAGTAATTGTTTCACATCGTTCTGGCGAAACAATGGATGATTTTATAGTGGATTTGGCTGTGGCCGTTGGGGCCAATTATCTTAAAGCTGGCGCGCCCAGTCGGGGAGAGAGAGTAGCTAAATATAATCGGTTAATGACTATAAACCAAGATAGGTAA
- the pgk gene encoding phosphoglycerate kinase, translating to MPINNISQIPKLKGKLVVVRLDVNVPLSGKKVLDDSRLRQAVPTLRFLINRGAYPIIVGHLGRPQGKVVSDLSLKPIGYALGKIMRQPVKVLPLSFGSLAIKQAAKKNLILLENIRFESGEDKNEPSLAKQLASLGDLYINEAFSVCHRAAASLVAITKYLPSYAGLALSHEIDCLEQVIKKGTKPVVLLVGGAKIADKLPVIQKLLPRCQYILTAGAVANTFLLARRREVGRSLVDKKSLLAAKKILKKAGKKILLPSDALVTKWPLSTKQALVKSVTLVKKSEAIVDIGPQTIADYAVVLKKAKTIFWAGPLGLTEEIKWSHGTKSLAWLMQARSQGARAYVVAGGGETAAFLHQAKLSLNHISTAGSALLDFLAGQTLPALKALGYLKSKK from the coding sequence ATGCCTATTAATAATATTTCTCAGATTCCAAAGCTTAAGGGTAAGTTGGTTGTAGTGCGTTTGGACGTTAATGTGCCACTTAGTGGTAAAAAAGTTTTGGATGATAGTCGTTTAAGGCAAGCTGTGCCGACTTTACGTTTTTTAATTAACAGAGGTGCTTACCCGATTATTGTCGGCCATTTAGGCCGGCCACAGGGTAAAGTAGTGTCTGATTTATCATTAAAGCCCATTGGTTATGCTTTGGGCAAAATAATGCGCCAGCCAGTTAAGGTTTTACCTTTATCTTTTGGTTCTTTGGCTATTAAACAGGCGGCTAAGAAAAATTTGATTTTATTAGAAAATATTAGGTTTGAATCAGGTGAAGATAAAAATGAACCCTCTTTAGCTAAACAATTAGCCAGCTTGGGGGATTTATACATTAATGAAGCTTTTTCGGTTTGCCACAGAGCGGCCGCTTCTTTGGTGGCTATTACCAAGTATTTGCCAAGTTATGCTGGTTTAGCTTTAAGTCATGAAATTGATTGTTTGGAGCAAGTAATAAAAAAAGGAACCAAGCCAGTGGTTTTATTAGTGGGTGGCGCTAAAATAGCTGATAAATTGCCGGTTATACAAAAATTATTACCGCGTTGCCAATATATTTTAACAGCCGGGGCGGTAGCTAACACTTTTTTATTAGCTCGTCGCAGGGAAGTTGGCCGATCTTTGGTAGATAAGAAAAGTTTATTAGCGGCTAAAAAAATATTAAAAAAGGCTGGCAAAAAAATATTACTGCCGTCTGATGCTCTAGTGACCAAGTGGCCATTAAGTACTAAGCAGGCTTTAGTTAAAAGTGTTACTTTAGTTAAAAAATCAGAAGCTATAGTGGATATTGGCCCTCAGACTATTGCTGATTACGCTGTGGTTCTAAAAAAAGCTAAAACAATTTTTTGGGCTGGTCCGTTAGGGCTGACCGAAGAAATAAAATGGTCGCATGGCACTAAATCTTTAGCTTGGTTAATGCAGGCGCGTAGTCAAGGAGCTAGGGCTTATGTGGTAGCTGGTGGCGGTGAAACAGCGGCTTTTTTGCATCAAGCTAAATTATCTTTGAATCATATTTCTACAGCTGGTAGCGCTTTGTTAGATTTTTTGGCTGGCCAAACACTGCCGGCTTTAAAAGCTTTAGGTTATTTAAAGAGTAAAAAATAA
- the gap gene encoding type I glyceraldehyde-3-phosphate dehydrogenase, whose translation MPSLKKSVTKIAINGFGRIGRAAFKIALTKPNLKVVAINDLMAPEILAHLLKYDTVYGVFNKEVSYDNKHLIVDGIKYLVTAEKEPDKLPWQKLEVQAVLECTGRFTKKQDASLHLKAGAQKVVLSAPAKGGEVPTVILGVSDVDKLQDKIISNASCTTNCITPIAQVMQENFRIHKAMMTTIHSYTAEQNLVDGPPPARHNDMRRARAAAQNIVPTSTGAALATAEVIPKLKGVFDGLAVRVPTICVSLSDFTFLVREKNLTVAKINAAFKKAARSKQYRGVLEVTDQPLVSSDFIGNPASVIVDLSLTQVVDGNMVKVIGWYDNEWGYSNRLVELAEKIS comes from the coding sequence ATGCCTAGCCTTAAGAAATCAGTTACTAAAATTGCTATTAACGGCTTTGGTCGCATTGGCCGGGCGGCTTTTAAAATTGCCTTAACCAAACCGAATTTAAAAGTGGTAGCCATTAACGATTTAATGGCGCCGGAAATTTTGGCTCATTTATTAAAGTACGACACGGTTTACGGTGTTTTTAATAAGGAAGTGTCTTATGATAATAAACACTTGATTGTAGATGGTATTAAGTATTTAGTCACAGCTGAAAAAGAGCCGGACAAATTGCCCTGGCAAAAATTAGAAGTGCAAGCGGTTTTAGAATGTACTGGTCGGTTTACTAAAAAACAAGATGCTAGTTTGCATCTTAAAGCTGGGGCGCAAAAAGTGGTTTTGTCGGCGCCAGCTAAAGGCGGGGAAGTGCCAACAGTTATTTTGGGGGTAAGCGATGTGGATAAACTGCAAGATAAAATAATATCCAATGCTTCTTGTACTACCAATTGTATTACGCCAATTGCTCAGGTAATGCAGGAAAATTTTCGTATTCATAAGGCCATGATGACCACTATTCATTCTTATACAGCCGAGCAGAACTTGGTGGATGGTCCGCCACCAGCTCGGCATAACGATATGCGCCGAGCTAGGGCGGCTGCCCAAAATATAGTACCTACTAGCACTGGGGCAGCTTTAGCTACAGCCGAAGTTATACCTAAATTAAAAGGTGTGTTTGATGGATTGGCGGTACGCGTACCCACGATTTGCGTGTCTTTATCCGATTTTACTTTTTTGGTTAGGGAAAAAAATTTAACAGTAGCCAAAATTAACGCTGCTTTTAAAAAAGCTGCCCGTAGCAAACAATATCGCGGTGTTTTGGAAGTAACCGACCAACCTTTGGTTTCTTCGGACTTTATTGGTAACCCGGCTTCGGTAATTGTGGATTTGTCTTTAACTCAGGTGGTAGACGGCAATATGGTTAAAGTAATTGGTTGGTACGACAATGAATGGGGTTATTCTAATAGATTGGTGGAATTGGCGGAAAAGATAAGTTAA
- a CDS encoding uridine monophosphate kinase, giving the protein MKKNIHKTILLKLSGEALGGLGQGINVKTLNKTATTINKLQASGLRLAIVMGAGNWWRKRQQGQGMDPKTADYIGITATLMNALALQQALQKLKVKAIVQTFVGSEIELTEPINKKKAQTTLKQGQVVIFAGGTGRPFFTTDTAAAKQAVMIKADLLLKTGPVDGVYDKDPNKYKAAKKFLKLEMKQAIKLGLKVMDQQAFVICQKNKIPILVCKWGSAKRLVGCLKAGRGGTLVRP; this is encoded by the coding sequence ATGAAAAAAAATATTCACAAGACGATATTATTAAAATTATCTGGCGAAGCTTTGGGTGGTTTAGGCCAGGGTATTAATGTTAAAACTTTAAATAAAACCGCTACGACAATAAATAAACTACAAGCCAGTGGTTTAAGACTAGCCATAGTTATGGGCGCTGGTAATTGGTGGCGTAAGCGTCAGCAAGGCCAGGGTATGGATCCTAAGACGGCTGATTATATAGGAATTACTGCCACCTTAATGAATGCTTTGGCTTTGCAACAAGCTTTACAAAAATTAAAAGTAAAAGCAATTGTGCAAACTTTTGTGGGCAGTGAAATAGAATTAACAGAACCTATTAATAAAAAGAAAGCTCAAACAACTTTAAAGCAGGGTCAGGTAGTTATCTTTGCCGGCGGTACGGGTAGACCCTTTTTTACCACTGATACGGCCGCGGCTAAGCAGGCGGTTATGATTAAGGCGGATTTATTGCTTAAAACAGGGCCGGTGGATGGAGTTTATGATAAAGATCCTAATAAATACAAAGCGGCTAAAAAATTTTTGAAATTAGAAATGAAACAAGCTATTAAATTGGGTCTTAAGGTAATGGATCAGCAAGCTTTTGTAATTTGCCAAAAAAATAAAATTCCGATTTTAGTGTGTAAGTGGGGTAGTGCTAAACGCTTGGTTGGTTGTTTGAAGGCGGGGCGAGGCGGGACACTGGTTAGACCATAA
- a CDS encoding elongation factor Ts, giving the protein MITAQDVQKLRQLTGAGMMDAKKALTEASGDLEKATDILRKKGGKIAMSRGARATGQGLVESYIHAGGQVGSMVEVLCETDFVARTDQFKELVHDLAMQVTASSPLFLSTEDVPAEVVEREKRVYQEQLATEGKTGDMLVKIIEGKIQKYYQEICLLEQPFFKDDKLKVKDVVTEAIARTGENIKIKRFCRFELAGPGVTCTVKE; this is encoded by the coding sequence ATGATTACAGCACAAGATGTTCAAAAATTGCGTCAGTTAACTGGCGCTGGCATGATGGATGCCAAAAAAGCTTTAACCGAGGCTAGTGGCGATTTAGAAAAAGCTACGGATATTTTAAGGAAAAAAGGTGGCAAAATAGCTATGAGCCGAGGCGCTAGAGCGACTGGTCAAGGTTTGGTAGAATCTTATATTCATGCCGGCGGGCAAGTAGGTTCTATGGTAGAAGTTTTATGTGAAACAGATTTTGTGGCTAGGACGGATCAATTTAAAGAATTAGTTCATGATTTAGCTATGCAAGTAACGGCTAGTAGCCCCTTATTTTTGTCGACCGAAGATGTGCCAGCTGAAGTGGTGGAGCGGGAAAAAAGGGTTTATCAGGAACAATTGGCCACCGAGGGTAAAACTGGTGATATGTTAGTTAAGATTATTGAAGGGAAAATTCAAAAGTATTATCAAGAAATATGTTTGTTAGAGCAACCTTTTTTTAAAGATGATAAATTAAAAGTTAAAGATGTGGTAACTGAAGCCATAGCCAGGACAGGTGAAAATATTAAAATAAAGCGTTTTTGTCGTTTTGAATTGGCTGGCCCTGGTGTTACTTGCACAGTTAAGGAATAA
- the rpsB gene encoding 30S ribosomal protein S2, whose product MPKIPSLLEMLKAGVHFGHQKAKWHPKMRDFIYTVRHDIHILDLEKTSQKLEDTLKVLHNIVAAGGIVLFVSLKKQANEVVKEAATKTGMPYIVERWLGGVFTNFGVISKLISRLEKLEQEKTNGLWEKYSKKEQLEKDRDFKKLEAAISGIRAMRKLPQVIFLVGTREGKNAIREAHKVKVPVMALVDTNTNPSLVDYAIPSNDDALNSIKLIVGLAAETVVEAKAEFLSQAAPTQTVKVQE is encoded by the coding sequence ATGCCAAAAATACCATCTTTGTTAGAAATGCTTAAAGCCGGGGTGCATTTTGGTCACCAAAAGGCCAAATGGCATCCTAAAATGCGGGATTTTATTTATACTGTTCGACATGATATACACATTTTAGATTTGGAAAAAACCAGTCAAAAATTGGAAGATACCTTAAAGGTTTTGCATAATATCGTGGCTGCTGGTGGAATTGTTTTGTTTGTGAGTTTAAAAAAGCAAGCCAATGAGGTTGTTAAGGAAGCGGCTACTAAGACCGGTATGCCTTACATAGTAGAGCGCTGGTTGGGCGGGGTTTTTACGAATTTTGGAGTAATTTCTAAATTAATTAGTCGTTTGGAAAAACTAGAACAAGAAAAGACTAATGGTTTGTGGGAAAAATATTCTAAAAAAGAACAATTAGAAAAAGACAGGGATTTTAAAAAATTAGAAGCAGCTATTAGTGGTATTCGTGCCATGAGAAAATTACCTCAAGTAATTTTTTTGGTTGGTACTCGTGAGGGTAAAAATGCCATTCGGGAAGCACATAAGGTTAAAGTACCGGTAATGGCTTTGGTGGATACTAACACCAACCCCAGTTTGGTGGATTACGCTATTCCGTCCAACGATGATGCTTTAAATTCCATAAAATTGATTGTTGGTTTGGCCGCCGAAACCGTTGTAGAAGCCAAGGCCGAGTTTTTAAGCCAGGCAGCTCCAACTCAAACTGTTAAAGTTCAAGAATAA
- the rpmE gene encoding 50S ribosomal protein L31, whose amino-acid sequence MKTDIHPKYHTKAKAICACGNTFTVGSTIEEIHVEICSNCHPFYTGKQKILDAAGRVDRFKKRTARTKVATEKKLKPKTADKAA is encoded by the coding sequence ATGAAAACCGATATCCATCCTAAATATCATACCAAAGCCAAAGCAATTTGCGCTTGTGGCAACACCTTTACCGTAGGTTCCACAATTGAAGAAATTCACGTGGAAATTTGTTCTAATTGCCACCCTTTTTACACGGGTAAGCAAAAAATCTTAGACGCTGCCGGCCGAGTCGACCGCTTTAAAAAACGAACTGCTCGCACCAAAGTCGCTACGGAAAAAAAACTCAAACCTAAAACAGCTGATAAAGCTGCTTAA